The following proteins are co-located in the Gloeocapsa sp. PCC 7428 genome:
- the rplS gene encoding 50S ribosomal protein L19 encodes MNAQEIIRSIEAEQLKSDVPDIYVGDTVRVGVVIQEGGKERTQPYEGIVIAKRNGGINETITVRRIFQGVGVERVFLLHSPRVASIKVLRRGKVRRAKLYYLRDRVGKATRVKQRFDRAL; translated from the coding sequence ATGAACGCGCAAGAAATCATCCGCTCGATCGAAGCGGAGCAATTGAAGTCGGATGTACCTGATATCTATGTCGGCGATACGGTTAGGGTGGGAGTCGTCATTCAAGAGGGCGGCAAAGAACGTACTCAACCTTACGAAGGGATAGTCATTGCTAAACGCAATGGCGGAATTAACGAGACAATAACTGTCCGGCGAATCTTTCAAGGAGTAGGCGTAGAGCGAGTTTTTCTTTTACATTCACCGCGTGTTGCAAGCATCAAGGTGCTACGTCGTGGTAAAGTACGTCGCGCCAAGTTATACTACTTACGCGATCGCGTTGGTAAAGCGACTCGCGTCAAACAACGGTTCGACCGTGCTTTGTAG
- the secE gene encoding preprotein translocase subunit SecE: protein MNKKNEVEVQESKNGGNLGNFFRGTKEEFDKVVWPSRQQLVSESAAVLSMVVLSATFIYLVNGFFAWAAGQVFR, encoded by the coding sequence GTGAACAAGAAAAATGAAGTCGAAGTCCAAGAATCCAAAAATGGAGGTAATCTTGGCAACTTCTTTCGTGGAACTAAAGAAGAATTCGACAAAGTTGTATGGCCTAGCAGACAGCAACTTGTCAGCGAATCAGCCGCTGTATTGTCGATGGTAGTCTTATCCGCGACTTTTATTTATCTGGTTAATGGCTTCTTTGCTTGGGCAGCAGGACAGGTGTTTCGATGA
- a CDS encoding serine/threonine-protein kinase: protein MTTLLNSRYQIIQVLGSGGFGETFLAEDTYMPSRRRCVIKQLKPVVNDPSMYQVIQQRFQREAATLEALGEGSSQIPNLYAYFSEHGQFFLVQEWIPGQTLASKVATEGPLSEDVVRKILVSLLQVLNYVHSQGIIYRDIKPDNIILRESNNQPVLIDFGAVKETMATAINSQGKVTQTMVIGTPGFMSPEQAAGRPVYASDIYSLGLTAIYLLTGKLPQELETSSNEEIFWQRDVPHVSPKLAAVISKAVQYHPRDRYTTAMKMLEDLQSISHIANTHKQKATLFIPNMTRQRTVINPAQTSPVSAYPSRKNNWLILAVGGLLVGGLAAIALFTSFRQQPEAAFDDTTPPEVIPEPSIATNPIPERSPSPTAPIAASPILPPVKSPTPPPPLFPSPTEEEPLSQTPVPTQEPQQPEVTPPPAPSPSPVAPPPQENVSGIPGFPTGTSESQVRAKLGNPTKTARGIWGNTRAAIYDIKPNQVTLGYLFDRNSGRLRQTEVSFAQSVDTQVMQETLQQMLDGNASTEINEGLQQVYQRRINRYSFNTGGLKGVIERNDRDRIYIGVWDADLH, encoded by the coding sequence ATGACAACGCTGTTAAACAGTCGCTATCAAATTATTCAGGTGCTAGGTTCGGGTGGGTTTGGCGAAACCTTTCTAGCAGAAGATACGTATATGCCTTCACGCCGCCGATGTGTGATTAAGCAACTCAAGCCGGTAGTGAACGATCCTAGTATGTATCAAGTGATTCAACAGAGATTTCAGCGCGAAGCGGCAACGTTGGAAGCTTTAGGTGAAGGAAGTTCGCAAATTCCTAACTTGTATGCTTATTTCTCAGAACACGGTCAGTTTTTTTTAGTTCAAGAGTGGATTCCTGGTCAAACGCTTGCGAGTAAGGTAGCAACTGAAGGACCACTTAGCGAAGATGTTGTTCGCAAAATCTTAGTTAGCTTGCTGCAAGTACTAAATTATGTACACAGTCAAGGAATTATTTACCGCGATATTAAACCTGACAATATTATTTTGCGCGAGTCTAACAACCAGCCAGTGCTGATTGATTTTGGTGCTGTCAAAGAAACAATGGCGACAGCGATCAATTCACAAGGCAAAGTGACTCAGACAATGGTGATTGGAACTCCTGGATTTATGTCGCCAGAACAAGCAGCGGGAAGACCTGTGTATGCTAGCGATATTTATAGCTTGGGCTTAACTGCAATTTATCTACTTACAGGAAAACTACCTCAAGAGTTAGAGACATCGTCGAATGAAGAAATTTTTTGGCAGCGCGATGTTCCTCATGTGAGTCCAAAGCTAGCAGCAGTCATCAGCAAAGCAGTTCAGTATCATCCGCGCGATCGCTACACGACTGCAATGAAAATGTTGGAAGACTTGCAGTCGATTAGCCATATTGCCAATACGCATAAGCAAAAGGCAACGCTATTTATTCCTAACATGACTCGTCAGCGTACGGTCATAAATCCTGCGCAAACATCGCCCGTTAGCGCGTATCCATCGCGAAAAAACAATTGGTTAATCTTGGCAGTTGGTGGTTTACTTGTAGGAGGTTTAGCCGCGATCGCACTTTTTACAAGTTTTCGCCAACAACCCGAAGCAGCATTTGATGACACAACACCGCCAGAAGTTATTCCTGAACCTTCCATTGCAACAAATCCGATACCAGAACGATCGCCATCACCAACCGCGCCAATTGCAGCATCACCGATACTTCCACCTGTAAAGTCTCCTACGCCACCTCCGCCGCTATTTCCATCACCCACCGAGGAGGAACCTCTTTCCCAAACGCCAGTTCCAACCCAAGAACCACAACAACCAGAGGTAACACCACCCCCAGCGCCTTCACCATCACCAGTTGCGCCCCCTCCACAAGAAAATGTATCGGGAATTCCTGGATTTCCTACAGGTACCTCCGAAAGCCAAGTTCGAGCAAAACTCGGCAATCCAACGAAAACGGCTAGAGGTATTTGGGGTAATACGCGTGCCGCAATTTATGACATCAAGCCTAACCAAGTTACCTTAGGCTATCTATTCGATCGCAATTCTGGACGTCTGCGACAAACCGAAGTTTCTTTTGCTCAATCAGTCGATACGCAAGTTATGCAAGAAACTTTGCAGCAAATGTTAGATGGTAATGCTTCTACTGAGATTAATGAAGGACTACAGCAAGTTTATCAACGCCGTATCAATCGTTACTCGTTTAATACGGGTGGATTGAAAGGAGTCATCGAACGCAACGATCGCGATCGCATTTATATCGGCGTATGGGATGCTGACTTACACTAG
- the rplK gene encoding 50S ribosomal protein L11, whose amino-acid sequence MAKKVVAVIKLALTAGKANPAPPVGPALGQHGVNIMMFCKEYNARTADQAGMVIPVEISVYEDRSFTFVLKTPPASVLISKAAGIERGSNEPNKKKVGKISRAQLQEIAQTKMPDLNANDIEAAMKIVAGTARNMGVTVVD is encoded by the coding sequence ATGGCAAAAAAAGTTGTTGCGGTCATTAAGCTGGCTCTGACCGCAGGAAAAGCAAACCCAGCACCTCCGGTGGGTCCAGCGCTTGGTCAGCATGGCGTTAATATCATGATGTTCTGCAAAGAATACAACGCCAGAACCGCAGATCAAGCCGGAATGGTCATCCCCGTTGAAATTTCGGTTTATGAAGACCGTAGTTTCACATTTGTACTCAAGACGCCACCAGCTTCAGTATTGATTAGCAAAGCTGCTGGTATCGAGCGAGGCTCAAACGAACCAAACAAAAAGAAAGTTGGTAAGATTAGCCGCGCACAATTGCAAGAAATTGCCCAAACAAAAATGCCAGACCTCAACGCAAATGATATTGAGGCAGCAATGAAGATCGTTGCCGGAACTGCCCGCAATATGGGTGTGACGGTTGTAGATTAA
- the nusG gene encoding transcription termination/antitermination protein NusG — MTLEDELGNPNQVQDTVEATENLPHIAARWYAVQVASGCEKRVKADIERRAQTFDVAERIARVEIPQTPAVKIRKDGSRQHTEEKVFPGYVLVKMAMDDDTWQVVKNTPHVINFVGAEQRKGTGRGRGHVKPVALSHTEVERIFKQTTEQEPVVKIDMAAGDKIVVLSGPFKDFEGEVVEVSPERSKLKALLSIFGRDTPVELEFNQVQKQG, encoded by the coding sequence ATGACATTAGAAGACGAACTAGGTAATCCCAATCAAGTACAGGATACAGTAGAGGCAACAGAAAATTTGCCTCATATTGCTGCGCGCTGGTATGCAGTTCAGGTCGCTTCAGGCTGTGAAAAACGAGTCAAAGCAGACATTGAGCGACGGGCGCAAACTTTTGATGTTGCCGAGCGGATTGCTCGCGTCGAAATTCCACAAACCCCCGCAGTCAAAATCCGCAAAGACGGTAGCAGACAGCATACCGAAGAAAAAGTGTTTCCTGGCTACGTACTCGTGAAGATGGCAATGGATGATGACACCTGGCAGGTTGTCAAGAATACACCTCACGTCATCAACTTTGTCGGCGCGGAGCAAAGAAAAGGTACGGGTAGAGGACGCGGTCACGTTAAACCAGTAGCGCTGAGTCATACAGAAGTCGAACGGATATTTAAACAGACAACTGAGCAAGAGCCAGTCGTTAAAATTGATATGGCAGCTGGCGATAAAATTGTCGTACTTTCAGGTCCATTTAAAGACTTTGAGGGTGAAGTGGTCGAAGTTAGTCCAGAACGGAGTAAGCTGAAAGCGCTACTTTCAATCTTTGGACGTGACACGCCAGTTGAATTGGAGTTTAATCAGGTTCAGAAACAAGGCTAA
- the rplA gene encoding 50S ribosomal protein L1, giving the protein MAKKESRRMQELRTKVEDRPYQPIEALSLLKETATAKFAEAAEAHIRLGIDPKYTDQQLRTTVALPKGTGQVVRVAVIARGEKVTEATNAGADVVGSEELIDEIQQGRMDFDRLIATPDVMPQVARLGRLLGPRGLMPSPKGGTVTFDVTQAIADFKAGKLEFRADRTGIVHVMFGKASFSPEDLLVNLKALQETIDRNRPSGAKGRYWRTMFVSATMGPSIQVDINALRDMKSEAA; this is encoded by the coding sequence ATGGCGAAAAAAGAATCTCGCCGGATGCAAGAACTGCGAACAAAAGTTGAAGATAGACCTTATCAACCAATAGAAGCGCTGAGCTTATTAAAAGAAACTGCGACAGCGAAGTTTGCTGAAGCCGCAGAAGCTCACATTCGCTTGGGAATTGATCCTAAATACACTGACCAGCAACTACGGACAACAGTAGCGCTACCCAAAGGTACTGGGCAAGTGGTACGGGTGGCAGTGATTGCGCGAGGAGAAAAAGTCACCGAAGCAACCAACGCGGGTGCTGATGTGGTTGGATCGGAAGAACTGATTGATGAAATTCAACAAGGTCGCATGGACTTCGATCGGTTAATTGCGACACCTGATGTGATGCCGCAGGTAGCAAGACTTGGAAGACTTCTAGGTCCGCGCGGCTTGATGCCTTCCCCTAAAGGTGGGACTGTGACTTTTGACGTGACACAAGCGATCGCCGATTTCAAAGCAGGTAAATTAGAGTTTCGTGCCGATCGCACAGGAATTGTTCATGTTATGTTTGGTAAGGCGTCCTTCTCACCAGAAGATTTATTGGTGAATCTCAAGGCTTTGCAGGAGACTATTGACCGCAATCGTCCTTCAGGTGCCAAAGGTCGTTACTGGCGGACAATGTTCGTATCGGCAACAATGGGACCATCAATCCAAGTGGATATCAATGCCCTGCGCGATATGAAATCTGAAGCTGCTTGA
- the rplL gene encoding 50S ribosomal protein L7/L12: MSAATDQILEQLKSLTLLEAAELVKQIEEAFGVSAAAPAGGMMMMAAPGAAAAAPAEEVEEQTEFDVILDEVPADKKIAVLKVVRTLTGLGLKEAKDLVESTPKPVKEAIAKDAAEDAKKQLEEAGAKVTVK; the protein is encoded by the coding sequence ATGTCTGCTGCAACCGATCAAATTTTAGAACAACTCAAGTCTTTAACTCTGCTAGAAGCTGCTGAGTTAGTCAAGCAAATTGAAGAAGCTTTTGGTGTCAGCGCTGCTGCGCCTGCTGGTGGAATGATGATGATGGCTGCGCCTGGTGCTGCTGCGGCTGCACCTGCGGAGGAAGTCGAAGAACAGACCGAGTTTGACGTCATTCTGGACGAAGTACCTGCGGATAAGAAGATTGCAGTTCTTAAAGTCGTACGTACATTGACTGGTTTAGGTCTAAAAGAAGCCAAAGACTTGGTAGAATCTACACCCAAGCCAGTGAAAGAAGCTATTGCCAAAGATGCGGCTGAAGACGCGAAGAAGCAGCTTGAAGAAGCAGGTGCTAAAGTTACTGTCAAGTAA
- the rplJ gene encoding 50S ribosomal protein L10: MGRTLENKQEIVAELKESLSQSQLALVIDYQGLTVAEITDLRRRLRPTGTTCKVTKNTFMGIAIDGQENWQPMSELLQGASAFLLVKEDVSGAIKAYQDFQKASKKTQLRGGVMEGRVLKEPDIKALADLPSKEQLIAQIAGAINALATKIAVGINEVPASLGRSIQAVSEKDQNDGAQSDAA, translated from the coding sequence ATGGGTAGAACGCTAGAAAACAAGCAAGAAATTGTTGCTGAACTTAAGGAAAGTTTGAGTCAGTCGCAGTTAGCGCTTGTTATAGATTACCAAGGACTTACCGTTGCTGAGATTACCGATCTGCGGCGGCGATTGCGTCCTACAGGCACAACGTGCAAAGTGACCAAAAATACCTTCATGGGTATTGCGATCGATGGTCAGGAAAACTGGCAACCGATGTCAGAATTGCTCCAAGGTGCTTCTGCTTTTTTACTAGTCAAAGAAGACGTTAGTGGTGCAATTAAGGCGTATCAGGACTTCCAAAAAGCCAGCAAAAAAACGCAATTGCGTGGCGGCGTTATGGAAGGTCGGGTTTTAAAAGAGCCTGATATCAAAGCACTTGCAGACCTGCCATCAAAAGAACAGCTTATTGCTCAAATTGCTGGAGCAATTAATGCGCTAGCAACCAAGATTGCTGTGGGAATCAACGAAGTTCCTGCTTCGCTGGGTCGCAGTATCCAAGCAGTCTCAGAGAAAGACCAAAACGATGGTGCGCAAAGCGATGCTGCATAG
- a CDS encoding phycobiliprotein lyase: MTSPRQLTPNTEASLLAAEFFRRSAGKWRSERRYYTLPDGETKEMVSMITIRFLAPGCPELEQLAQLHQLDDAAILTCGAEVSWESTNSVSGKKESKGATLFGVGGTTLYRDRGFATTKPVTAEYYFSNPQTMCLRTEYKGSVFEEELKLIGNNYRTRQTIISRAGEQQMIGQYLEKRQ; encoded by the coding sequence GTGACATCACCGCGACAACTGACCCCAAACACAGAAGCTTCGCTACTAGCTGCGGAATTTTTCAGACGCTCCGCTGGGAAATGGCGCTCAGAAAGGCGATACTATACTTTGCCCGACGGCGAAACTAAAGAAATGGTCAGTATGATTACCATTCGCTTTTTAGCGCCAGGGTGTCCTGAACTCGAACAACTTGCTCAACTACACCAACTCGATGACGCTGCCATTTTAACTTGTGGAGCAGAAGTGAGTTGGGAGAGTACGAATTCAGTATCAGGAAAAAAAGAGTCTAAGGGCGCGACCCTTTTTGGTGTAGGGGGGACAACGTTGTATCGCGATCGCGGTTTTGCCACAACAAAGCCAGTGACGGCTGAGTATTATTTCTCCAATCCACAAACGATGTGTCTGCGTACAGAATACAAAGGTTCTGTTTTTGAAGAAGAATTGAAGCTGATTGGTAACAATTACCGCACTCGGCAAACCATCATCTCTCGTGCAGGCGAACAGCAGATGATCGGTCAGTATTTAGAGAAGAGACAGTAG